CTTCTGTTCAGCCCCTGAGCGGAGGGACGGGCTTTGCGCATCTGCATCTTCGGCGCCGGCGCGATCGGCGGCGGCCTCGCCGTTTTCCTCGCCCGCGCCGGTCATGAGGTCTCCGTGGTCGCGCGCGGCCTGCATCTCCGCGCGATCCGGACGGGCGGCCTGCGGGTCCGGCGCGACGGCCGCGAGCTGCGGGCTGACGTCGCGGCCAGCGACGATCCTGCCGAGCTCGGCGTGCAGGATACCGTGTTCGTCACAGTCAAGGCCCATTCCCTGCCCGGCCTGGCCGGCGCCTTCGCGCCGCTGCTCGGTCCCGACACCGCCGTCGTGACGGCGATGAACGGCGTGCCCTACTGGTATTTCCACGGCGATGACGGGCCGTTTCGCGGCCAGCGCCTGACCAGCCTCGATCCCGAGGGCGCCCTGTGGCGCGCCCTGCCGCCCGAGCGCGCGATCGGCTGCGTCGTCTATCCCGCCTCGGCCGTGGTCGAGCCCGGCGTGATCGCCATGGGCGGCCTCAACCGCTTCCCGCTCGGCGAGCCGGACGGCACGATCTCCGACCGGGTCCGCGGCCTGTCGGAGGTGATGACCGAAGCGGGCATCGACGCGCCGGTCGTCCCGCGCATCCGCGACGAGATCTGGTCCAAGCTCTGGGGCAATCTCACGATGAACCCGCTGAGCGTGCTGACCCTGGCCGGGCTCGGCACGCTCGCGACCTCGCCCGTGATCCGTCCCGTCGTGCATGCGATGATGGAGGAGGGCCGCGCCGTCGGCCAGGCGCTGGGCGTGCGCTTCGCCATCGGCATCGAGGAGCGTATCGGCCACGCCGCCGCCCTGGGCGACCACAAGACCTCGATGCTGCAGGACCTGGAAGGCGGCCGCCCGATGGAGATCGACGCGCTGGTCGGCGTGGTCGGCGAGCTCGGCCGCCTGACCGGCGTGTCCACGCCCACGATCGACACGGTGCTCCAGCTCGTGCGGATGCGGGCGCTGGCCTGACCCGGCGGGCTCACACGGCGCGGCGCGGCCGCTCGGCGGCCGGCTCCCGCGCCGCGTCGGGCAGGCGGTGCCGGCTGACGAAGTCCCAGATCAGGCGGCTGGCGTCCGGCCCTTGCGGATCGGTCAGCTTGGTGCCGTCGCGCAGGGTCGAGCCGAAGGCGCGGCCGCCCGGCCAGGCATGGCCCATGCCGTCCACGGTGTAGACGCCGATCACCTCGCGGCCGGTCGCGTCGCCGTGCACCGCGCGGGTATAGGCCCGACCGCCCGGCGCCAGGCCGCGATCCTGGACGATCCGGAGCGCCCCCGCCTCGCCGGCCGCCAGTCCCTGCCATTGCCGCACGATCGCCTCGGCGTTGACCGGGTTCACGACCGCGTCGTCGGTTCCCTGGAACAGGACGAGCGGCACGACGCGGCGATGACCGGCCATCGCTTCGGCGAGGCGCGCCGAAAGCTCGGCGTCGGTCGGCGGAGGCTGCGGCCAGACCGGAGAGGGCCAGCGCGCCTGCGGCAGCGAGCGCGCGAGCTGCCGCCACGGATCGAGCCAGGTGACGCCCGGCGGCGTCTCGCGGTCGCGACGCATCAGATGCACGGCCGAAAGCCCGTCCCGCGCCGCCGCGTAGGGCATGCCGGCCACGGCGGCCGCGGCGGCGAAGCGGTCGGGATAGGTCGCGGCCAGCACCAGCGCCATGGCGCCGCCGGCCGACAGGCCCGCGACATAGACCCGGCGCTCGTCGACCTTGTGCACCCGGCCGATCGCTTCGACGAGACGCGCCATCCAGGCGGGCTCGCCCGCGCCGCGCGCCTGATGCTCCGGCAGGAACCAGTTCCAGCAGCGATGCCGGTTCGCTTCGGCGTTCTGGGCGGGATAGGCGACCAGGAAGGTCTCGGCCTCCGCGATCACGTTCATCCCAGTGTCGGCGGCGAAGCCGTCCGGATCCTGCGCGCAGCCATGCAGCATGACGAGCAGCGGCATGCGCACGCCGGTAACCGCGCCGCTCGGCACGAACAGCGTGTAGTCGCGTCCGGCGAGGCGACGGCTCTCGAACCGCGCGCCGTGCGCGAGCTGGCCGCCGGCGCGTGCGCCCAGATCCGCCGCGCCGCGCCCGAGACCGATATAGGTCCGGCGCAGGCGGCGCGCGGCGCGCTGCCACAACGGCACGGCAAAGGACGACGGACGCTCGTTCATGGGATCTGACATGGGCATGCCGCCGCGGGCAGGCCATTGCTGCAATGCAACATCAGCCATGCGGCAGCCGGAAGGCTCACCCGCGAACCCCACCGCGAACGGCGGGGAACCATGACCGGGTCGGCGCGAGTTTAGCGATGACAGACGTACAACGCGGGAGCGCTTAGCCGATGTCGCCAGCCCTGGTCATTCTCGTCGTCCTGATCGTGATCCTGATCGCCGTTTCGCCCAATTGGGGCCACAGCCGGAACTGGGGCTACATGCCGAGCGGCACGGTCGGCATCGTCATCATCATTGTCCTGATCCTGGTCCTGCTCGGCCGGGTCTGACCGCCACGGCCTCAGTCCCGCCGCGTCACCTTGAGGGCGCGGCGGTCGAGTTCCGCCTCGACCTCGGCCAGCGGAATGCCCTCGGCCGCGAGCCGCGCGAGGGTGAAGAACAGCACGTCGGCCGCCTCGTGCACCACGTTGCCGCGCGCCTGCGCCTCGGTCAGCTCCTTCGCCTCCTCCAGGAGCTTGCCGTCCAGCAGGGTGCGGTCGGCGAACAGGCGCGCGGTGTAGGAGCCCTTAGGAGCATCGGCGCGGCGGGCCTCCAGCGTGCGGACGAGCGCCGCCAACCCCCGCTCATCGCCCCAGCAGGTCGGCGTGTCGAGATGGCAGAAGCCGGCGCCCTTCTGCCGCACGGTGAAGCGGATGGCGTCACGGTCGCAGTCGAGCTCGACGCGCAGCAGTTCCTGGGTCGCGCCCGAGCTTTCGCCCTTGACCCAGATCGAGGAGCGCGAGCGCGAGCGATAGACCCCCTTTCCGGTCTCGATCGCCCGGGCCAGCGACTCCCGGCTCGACCAGGCGAGGCCCAGCGCCTGGCCGCGCTCGTCGGCCACGACCGTGGCGTAGAGGCCGTCGGCGCGGTCGGTGCGAAGCGGCGCGGCGAACGCCTCGGCCAGCGGCAGCCGGTCCGTGTAGAGCGCCATGCCGACCTGGGCGTCGGCGCCGATCGCGTCGAGCGCGCGGATCTCCTCGGCCGTGGTCACGCCGCCCGCGATCGTGACGTGCGCCGTGCCCGCGGCCTCGACCACCGCCTTGGCGAGCGCGAGGTCGGTGCCGCCCAGGCGGCCTTCGCGCTCGACGAAGGTGACGAGGAAGCCGCCGACATGGTCGCGCAGCGCCGCGATCCGTCCGAGCAGGTCCTCACCCGTGCGCTTCCGCCAGCCCTCGACCACGACCTCGCCGTCGCGGGCGTCGAGCGCGGCGATCACGCGCTCGCGCGGCAGGCGGGACAAAAGCTCGGGCTTTGCGGCCGTGCCCAGGATGATCCGCCACGCCCCGGCGTCGAGCCAGTCGAGAGCCGCCTCGTAGGAGCGGATGCCGCCGCCGACCCGCGCCCGGATGCCGGGCAGCAGAGCCTTGATCACGCCGGCGTTCGAGCCGCGGCCGAGGGCCGCGTCGAGGTCGATCACCGCCACCTCGCCGACGCGGCCGAAGCGCGCCGCGACCGGCGCGGGGTCGCCGGCGTCGAGCGCCTTCTCCTCACCGCCGATGAGCTGGACGGCGTGACCGTCCATCAGGTCGATCGAGGGCACGAGCATGATGATCTCCGGGCGCGGGCGCGAACGAGGCGGCTTGATAGCGCCGACGCCCCGACGCGCCAACCCTTGCGCTGGCCCCGCGGTCTTACCACGCTAGTTCAAGGCATGTCTTCCATGCCGACGCCTCGACGCGAAGCCGGTCGGCCACGAAGCCGGCGAGGCTCACACGAGAAGGAGACTTCGCATGCAAACGCCGTTGCAGATCACGTTCCGCAACATCGAGACGTCCGAGGCCGTGGAGGGGCGCATCCGCGAGCGGGCCGATCGACTGGAGCGCTTCAGCAACGACATCGTCGGCTGCAGGGCGGTGATCGAGGTGCCGCATCGCAGCCCCGGCAGCGGCAAGCATGCGCTCGCCCTCGCGCTCGAGGTCGACGTGCCCGGCAAGACCCTGATCGCCAAGGGCGAGGCGCCGCCCTCGGAGACGCGCGACACCACAGGCCGCATGATCGGCGAGGTCTTCGACGCCATGGTGCGCCAGCTCGAGGACTATCACCAGCTGCGTCGTCGCGACATCAACCGGCCGCAGGGCGGCAGCGCGTCCCAGGTCGGCAGCGTCGTGCGCCTCTACAAGGAGCAGGACTACGGCTTCATCGAGGTCAAGGACGGTCCCAGCCTGTACTTCCACCGCAGCGTGGTCCACGCCGACGGCTTCGACCGTCTCGCGCTGGGCGCGAGCGTCGCCTTCACGATCGCGGCGCAGGAAGGGCCGATGGGTCCGCAGGCGAGCCAGGTCCGCCCGCTCGGCGAGGCCCACGCCTCGAACTGACGCCGCCGCTCACATCCTGTCGCGCACGCGGCTCCAGGTGACCATGAGGTGACGCGAGAGGATGTCGGCCAGGCGCTCGCCGTCCCGGGCCTCCAGAGCCGCGATCATCTGCTCGTGCTCGGCGACCGCGAGCGCCCATTTCTCCGGCCCCTCGTGGCCGATGAAGCGGATGCGCTTGACCCGCGCCTGCATCTGGTCCTGCATCAGGGCGAGCGGCTCGTTGTCGGCCATGCGCACGATCGCGCTGTGGATGCTCTGGTTGAGCTTGAAGTATTCCAGCCGGTCGCGCGCGGCGTAGCGCTCCATCATGCGGTCGTGCAGGTCGCGGACCGCGGCGATGTCGGCGTCGCTGCCGTGGGCGCAGGCGAGCCGGGCGGCCAGGCCCTCGAGCGTGGCGAGCACGATCAGCATGTCGTGCGCGTCCTTCGGCCGGAACTCGCGCACGACCGCGCCGCGCCCGGCGATCAGCTCGACCAGTCCCTCGCTCGCCAGGACCTTCAGCCCCTCGCGCAAGGGCGTGCGTGACACACCGAGCCGGCGGCCGAGATCGGTTTCGTGGATCCGCGTGCCGGACGCCAGCACGCCTTCGATGATCATGTCGCGCAACCGGGTCACCACCTGATCGTGCAGGCTCGGCCGCGCGATCAGCTCGGCGCCGAGCGCCAGCGCGCCTCGCGTGTTCGTCTCGCTCATCCCGATCCTGCCCCTGCCCCCGATCGCACGTTCCGTCGTGCCTTCCCGTTTGCGGGATTTTGCGTCGCAGGCCAAGCCGCCGTCAAGAATGCTGCATTCAGCATTCAGGATGCTTGACGCAGCATGCAGAGATGGGCATCGTCCGCGCAACATTCGAAATAAATCCAGGGAGCCTGTGCCCGTGTCGAACGAGACCGCCCAGCACGCCGACAGCAGCCCCAAGCCCCTCATCGCCCTGGCGATGGGCGACCCCGCCGGCATCAGCCCGGAGCTGACCGCGCGCGGCGTCATGGACACCGACGTGCGCGCCGCCGCCCGGCTGATCGTGATCGGCGACGCCCGCATCCTGGACGAGGGCGCGCGCGTGGCCGGCCTCGCGCTCGACACGCAGACGGTTCGCACCGAGACCGACGCGCTCGCCGCCGCGAGCGGCGAGCGGCCCGTGCTGGTCGACCTCGGCCATCTCGCGCTCGAGGACGTGCGGCGCGGCGAGGCGACCCTGGCGGGCGGCACCTTCGCGACCGAGAATTTCCGCCGCGCGCTCGCGATGGCCAAGGCCGGCACGGTCGAGGCGGTCTGCTTCACGCCTTTCAACAAGGCCGCCAACCGGCAGGCCTATCCCGGCTACGACGACGAGAATCGCTTCGTGTGCGACGTGATCGGCTGGCAGGGCTCGGCGCGCGAGTTCAACGTGCTGGAATCGATCTGGAACGCGCGCGTGACCTCGCACATTCCGCTGTCGGCAGTCGCCAGCACGATCACCAAGGACCTGATCCTGCACGAGCTCGAGCTGACCGGGCAGTGCCTGCGCCAGGCCGGGATCGCGAAGCCGCGCGTCGCGGTCGCCGCGCTGAACCCGCATGCCGGCGACGGCGGCAATTTCGGCCGCGAGGAGATCGAGGTGATCGAGCCGGCGGTCGAGGCGGCCAAGGCCAAGGGGTTCGACGTGGTCGGCCCCTACCCGGCGGACACGGTGTACCTGCGCGCGCCCAAGGAAGGCTGCCACGCGGTTCTGACCATGTACCACGACCAGGGCCAGATCGCGATGAAGCTCATGGGCTTCGACCGCGGCGTGACCATGCTGGGCGGCCTGCCCTTCCCGATCTGCACTCCGGCGCACGGCACGGCCTACGACATCGCAGGCAAGGGCATCGCCAATATCGGCGCGACGCGCGCCGCCCTGCTTCTGGCTGCGCGCATGGCCGAACGGGCGCGGGTCGGCGCCGACGCGGCCGCCTAAGCCTCGCCCAAGCACACGTGACCGCACGCCAGGCCCCCGTCTCGGGCAACCCGGCGGCGATCGACGATCAGGGAGACCCATCGTGAAAGCCGCGATGACCAGCGTTCCGGATGCGCCCGAGGCGGTATCCGCGACGACGACCAGGCCCAGCTCGATTCGATGGCGCGTCATCGCGCTGGTCGGCGTGCTCACCGTCATCAACCTGGCCGACCGGACCTCGCTCTCCGTGGGCATGCCGGTCATCGCCCAGGATCTCGGCCTGTCGCCGGCCATCCAGGGCGTGATGCTCAGCGCCTTCTTCTGGAGCTACGCGCTCTGCCAGGTGCCGGGCGGCTGGCTGATCGACCGCATGGGCCCGAGCCGGATCATCGCCGGCTCGACCCTGCTCTGGGGCGTGTTCCAGACCCTCGCGGCCGGCGCCTTCAACGGCCTCTCCCTGCTCCTGACGCG
Above is a genomic segment from Geminicoccaceae bacterium SCSIO 64248 containing:
- a CDS encoding 2-dehydropantoate 2-reductase, with the protein product MRICIFGAGAIGGGLAVFLARAGHEVSVVARGLHLRAIRTGGLRVRRDGRELRADVAASDDPAELGVQDTVFVTVKAHSLPGLAGAFAPLLGPDTAVVTAMNGVPYWYFHGDDGPFRGQRLTSLDPEGALWRALPPERAIGCVVYPASAVVEPGVIAMGGLNRFPLGEPDGTISDRVRGLSEVMTEAGIDAPVVPRIRDEIWSKLWGNLTMNPLSVLTLAGLGTLATSPVIRPVVHAMMEEGRAVGQALGVRFAIGIEERIGHAAALGDHKTSMLQDLEGGRPMEIDALVGVVGELGRLTGVSTPTIDTVLQLVRMRALA
- a CDS encoding PHB depolymerase family esterase — translated: MNERPSSFAVPLWQRAARRLRRTYIGLGRGAADLGARAGGQLAHGARFESRRLAGRDYTLFVPSGAVTGVRMPLLVMLHGCAQDPDGFAADTGMNVIAEAETFLVAYPAQNAEANRHRCWNWFLPEHQARGAGEPAWMARLVEAIGRVHKVDERRVYVAGLSAGGAMALVLAATYPDRFAAAAAVAGMPYAAARDGLSAVHLMRRDRETPPGVTWLDPWRQLARSLPQARWPSPVWPQPPPTDAELSARLAEAMAGHRRVVPLVLFQGTDDAVVNPVNAEAIVRQWQGLAAGEAGALRIVQDRGLAPGGRAYTRAVHGDATGREVIGVYTVDGMGHAWPGGRAFGSTLRDGTKLTDPQGPDASRLIWDFVSRHRLPDAAREPAAERPRRAV
- a CDS encoding DUF3309 family protein, coding for MSPALVILVVLIVILIAVSPNWGHSRNWGYMPSGTVGIVIIIVLILVLLGRV
- the hisE gene encoding phosphoribosyl-ATP diphosphatase — protein: MLVPSIDLMDGHAVQLIGGEEKALDAGDPAPVAARFGRVGEVAVIDLDAALGRGSNAGVIKALLPGIRARVGGGIRSYEAALDWLDAGAWRIILGTAAKPELLSRLPRERVIAALDARDGEVVVEGWRKRTGEDLLGRIAALRDHVGGFLVTFVEREGRLGGTDLALAKAVVEAAGTAHVTIAGGVTTAEEIRALDAIGADAQVGMALYTDRLPLAEAFAAPLRTDRADGLYATVVADERGQALGLAWSSRESLARAIETGKGVYRSRSRSSIWVKGESSGATQELLRVELDCDRDAIRFTVRQKGAGFCHLDTPTCWGDERGLAALVRTLEARRADAPKGSYTARLFADRTLLDGKLLEEAKELTEAQARGNVVHEAADVLFFTLARLAAEGIPLAEVEAELDRRALKVTRRD
- a CDS encoding HPF/RaiA family ribosome-associated protein, which gives rise to MQTPLQITFRNIETSEAVEGRIRERADRLERFSNDIVGCRAVIEVPHRSPGSGKHALALALEVDVPGKTLIAKGEAPPSETRDTTGRMIGEVFDAMVRQLEDYHQLRRRDINRPQGGSASQVGSVVRLYKEQDYGFIEVKDGPSLYFHRSVVHADGFDRLALGASVAFTIAAQEGPMGPQASQVRPLGEAHASN
- a CDS encoding GntR family transcriptional regulator, whose protein sequence is MSETNTRGALALGAELIARPSLHDQVVTRLRDMIIEGVLASGTRIHETDLGRRLGVSRTPLREGLKVLASEGLVELIAGRGAVVREFRPKDAHDMLIVLATLEGLAARLACAHGSDADIAAVRDLHDRMMERYAARDRLEYFKLNQSIHSAIVRMADNEPLALMQDQMQARVKRIRFIGHEGPEKWALAVAEHEQMIAALEARDGERLADILSRHLMVTWSRVRDRM
- a CDS encoding 4-hydroxythreonine-4-phosphate dehydrogenase PdxA gives rise to the protein MSNETAQHADSSPKPLIALAMGDPAGISPELTARGVMDTDVRAAARLIVIGDARILDEGARVAGLALDTQTVRTETDALAAASGERPVLVDLGHLALEDVRRGEATLAGGTFATENFRRALAMAKAGTVEAVCFTPFNKAANRQAYPGYDDENRFVCDVIGWQGSAREFNVLESIWNARVTSHIPLSAVASTITKDLILHELELTGQCLRQAGIAKPRVAVAALNPHAGDGGNFGREEIEVIEPAVEAAKAKGFDVVGPYPADTVYLRAPKEGCHAVLTMYHDQGQIAMKLMGFDRGVTMLGGLPFPICTPAHGTAYDIAGKGIANIGATRAALLLAARMAERARVGADAAA